GGCCCGGAGCTAGAAGTACTGGGGTGGGGTGGGCTCGGACTCCGCCGCCACGGGCTGCGGCAGCAGATCGAGCGGGCTTTTGGTGGCGCACACCCTGGAAGTGGCGATGCGCAAGTAGCGGGCCGTGGTGGCCAGGCTGCGATGACCAGGGCCGCTGCAACTTGGCCCACACCGTTTCGACGATCTGGCGCAGGGAGGCCACTTGGCGCCGCCACGGCTTGGGCCAGGGCGCCACCCCCCGGTAGGCCGGCGGGGCGCACAGCACATCCACCCCCCCAGGCCTGCCGCCAAGCCCGATGGCGTGGCCGGCCCGCAAAGCCTTTGTCCAGCACGTAAAAATCGGTGCCCACCGTCCCCACGCTGGGCCACTGCGCCCGTAGGGCCGGCTCATGACGCGCGGCCAGGAAGTGTTCGGCGTAGAGTTGGTCTTTGTCGGAGGCCGGCCCGAAGCCAAAGCCGGTGATGCGGCCTTCGGGCGTGCAGCTCACCAGCACGTTGAAGCCCTCAAACCAGCCCAGCCGGTTACTATAGCCAATGTCGGCTTCCCCATAGAGCCAGCCCACGCCCCGGCGCTTGGCGTTGCGGGTCGGGGCGGCCGTCAGGTCCAGGGCTTCATAGAAGGCGGGCCCCGCCATCCCCCGGGCGGCTAATCCCAGGGCCACCCGCTCCAGCTCGGGGCGGCAGGCCTGCACGGCGCGGTTAAACGGGCTATAGGCGCCCAAGCCGGGGAAGGCGGCCCGCAAATGGCGGCTAGCATAACGGAAAAACTCCCGCTCGCTGCCGAAGTAGCCCCATTGGCCAAAGATGCTCAAGCAGAGCGCCTCGCTGCGGCTCAGCGACGGCTTGGGCCCGCGCCGGGGGGCCTCGCCGAGCCCTTCGCGCTGGCGAAAGTCGTCGATTTCGACGTAGAGTACCGTTAGGAACGTGTCCGTGTCGAGGGGAGCCGGGCCGAGGTAGGATGTGAGGTTCAAGTTCATACCTGCTTAGACCCGCCCCGCGCACGGGCCGTTCCCAGCGTTCGGCCGATTTAATTCACAGCAAACGTTGAAGTCCCTGGACGGGGCATTTAAGAGGGATCGCGTCCCGTCGGGACGCCTGAAACGCTGGCCCGGCGGGTGCCGACTCCCAAACGGCCAGCCAAACCCGGTGCGACCCTCGGCGCCAAAAACCCGAACGGCTCCCCAACCTTTGGCGCCCGCCTGTGGCCCGGCGCCCGCCTTCAGGCGTCCCGAGGAGACGCAACCCCGGGAGAACGCCCGCACAGCACAGGGACTGAAGTCCCTGCCTAACCTCAGCCGTCCCTGCGGGACGAAAGCAATACCCGGCCTTGTATCCTTAACGAAATGGCAGTGGGGTAAACCCTGGGCTATGTTCTGCTGGCCCGTTGGGCCTAAGACTCGTTCGACCGGCTACGGAGCCTCCTCCGGCACCGACACCCCCTGAGCCGACATTCTACCGACATAACTGTCTCAATGATGCTCCTTTACTCTGAAAAACCGGCGAATGTAGATAAGTAATACGCGCTCAAAGGGCGATCGGCGCGGCGAGGCATTCATCGGGTATTCCGAAAGCGTCTACGAGCGCGACGGCCTCTTCGGACACTTCCACGCAGAGCCGAGTGACCAACCGTTTAAATGCCGTCGATTTCACGCCGGACACTACGCCGTTCTCGAGGTACCAGCCTTTGCCCTGCTCCAGACGGGTCAAAGCGAATAGATCGCAAAGGCGCTTTAAGGGGGCCTGCAGGCTTTGGTCGGGGAGGGATTTAACTTTGGCGATGAATTGCTCCAGGATCACCCGTTCGATATAGGCCTGCGCCAGTTCCAGCAGTTCGGGCTGAAGCTGAGTAAACGCCGAGTAAGGGTCCAGCCCCTGCGCGCTGGTCAGTTTCTGGAGTTCGGTCGCACCCTGCACGAGTAAGGCGTCCTCACGAAGCCGGAAAAGATCCAACTGAAGTTCGGAATCAAGGAGGTGCGGTTCGCTCTTGTCCTGAGTAAAAGCCGGGTGGCGTTTGGCGAGCAGGTTCAGATTATCATCCAGGGAAAAACGGGCAAGCTGAGCGGACCCCCCCTGCTTGAGCTTATCTTTGAGTTCGGCAAGAAGATTCTTGGCTGCCAACTGCATTAACACCGTGTTGTCGCCTTCGAAGGTGGTGAAAATATCGGTGTCCGCCTTCAGCGCCGCGAAACGGTTCGAAGCCAGATAACCTTCGCCACCGCACGCTTCACGACACGTCTGGATAGTTCGGCTGGTGTTCCAGGTGGCATAGGCCTTCAATCCCGCGGCGAGCGTCTCGACCGGGCGCGAACCGTCGGATTGAGCGCCCTCATTGACCTGAATCAAGTGCTTTAGCGCAAAATCCAATGCGTACACATTAGCCAGGAGCGGCATCAAGCGCAGCTGATGCGACGGGTAGTCGAGTAACAGAGTTTCCGGCGCGCCTTTCGGCGGGCCGAACTGTCGACGGCGAGCGGCGTATCGCACCGCGATCGTGAGCGCCGACTTGGCCGCGCTGTTGCCGCCTAACCCCATGCTGATGCGGCCGCCCACCAGCGTGCCGATCATCGTGAAAAAGCGGGCGCCCGGGTTCAGGATATCACTCCGGTATCTGCCCTCCGGTGTGACCTCCGCGAAGCGAGTCAGCATCTCGGTGCGCGGTACGCGGACCTCCTTAAACCAGATCTTTCCATTATCCACGCCGTTCAAGCCCATCTTCAGACCGTTACCCTCAATCGTAACGCCTGGCATCGGTGCTCCCTCGTCATCGCGGATGGGAACCAGAAACGCATGGACCCCGTGGTGTTCACCGTCCACTTCCAGTTGCGCAAATACGGTCATGAGCTGGCCGTGTTCGCCGGCATTGCCGATAAACGTTTTTCCCGCGCTGTAGGTGGGGCTATCGATAACGAAAGCATCCGTTTCACGGTCATAGAAGGCTGTGGTTTCCAGCCGCTGGACGTTAGAGCCATGACCGATCTCGGTCATGGCAAAGCCGCCTAGAAGCCTGCCAGCGGCGGCGTCGGGCAAATACTTCCGGTGATGATACTCCACGCCCAGACGCTGAATGCTTGCCGCGAACAAACCGAATTGCACGCCGGCTTTGACCAGCAGGCTCGTGTCGTGGAAGGCCAGCGTCTCGAACTTTGCCAGGTACTTCGGCAGATTATCTTCGCCGCCGACGTAACGGGGCATGAATATTCGGCCGATTCCGGTCTCCGCAATCCGCTCGAGCCAGTCAAGGACTTTCCGGCGATAGACTTGCACATCCGTGCCGTCGTAATATTGGAAGTCGGGCTTCGTGATCCGTTGCTTGACGAGGTTCCGAACCTCAGAGAATTCGCCGTCCAGAAGTTGCTGCATCACTCGGGGATCAAAAGCGGTTTTCCTGCGATTCACCGGAGGATATTTGCATTTTTCGACCGATTCGTTCTGTGGTGGACGCAACTCGGCCGCGGGCCGTGCGAGCGCCTCCGGCGCAAGGTTATGACTATGTTTCACGGTTTAAGAGGGGCAGTGTTAGGAGTTTTCGGGTAAAAAGTCGCGCCGCGATTCGCCATCCCGGCAAGCAGGGCGCAGGGCGAAAAATGTTCGCCGGCGCGATCGCATAAAAGGTTCAGCCGGTTAACGAGCGCCGGAATGCCGACTGAATCGGCGTATTTGAGCGGGCCGCCCCGGAAGGGTGCCCAGCCGGTGCCCATGATCATCCCGAAGTCGACATCGTCCGGAGATTGAACAACCCCTTCCTCGAGACAACGCGCCGCCTCGTTAACCATCACCAGCACCAGCCTGTCCCGCAGTTCCGCTTCATCGACGGCGGAGGGCTCCGCAGGCTGAAACTCGTTGAGTTGCGGATTCCGGCGTTCGGCACCCCGGCCGCTGTAGTCGTAAAAGCCTCGGCCGGATTTCCGTCCAAGCCAGCCCTTCGCCATCATCCGTTCCAGCGCATCCTGTTGTTGTAAGGGTGCCAGGCGTTTGATCCGTTGCGCCAGATCTTTTGCGACGTGGTGAGATACATCGAGGCCGACTTCATCATTCAATCGAAGCGGTCCCATCGGCATCCCGAAATCCAGCATAAGCTTATCGATTTTCTCGACGCGATGGCCTTCCGCAAAGAGCCGGATCGCTTCCACCATGTACGGTACAAGGACCCGGTTAACCAGGAATCCCGGACTGTCTTTGACGACTACAGGCTGTTTGCCGATCCCTTTGACGAATTGGATTGCCGTGGCCTGCGCGATCGCGCTGGTGTGCGGACCCACGACAACCTCGACCAGTTGCATCCGGTGAACCGGATTGAAAAAGTGGATTCCTACCACCCGCTCCGGATGAATGAGACCGTCCGCGATCGCGTCGATGGAAAGGGCGGAAGTATTTGTGGCGACCGTCTCGCACTGCACCCTCTGGTCGAGGGTTGCGAAAATCTGCTTTTTGGGCTCCAGCTTTTCGACGGCCGCTTCGATGACCAGATCCACGTCGCCAAGCGGTACATCCTCAACGACCGGAAGCACGCGATCAAAGCCCTGCCGAGCCTCGGCCTCAGTAAACACACGCCGTTTAACTCCGTCCCGATAGAGCTTCGCGATTGACTGGATCCCTTTACCGAGCGGCTCCGGGCCGACGTCTTTCAAAATCACCCGGATCCCGCGAGCGCTGAGCCACTGGGCGATTCCGGCGCCCATGATGCCCGCGCCGAGCACGAGCACTGTGGAGACGTTTTGCGGTGAGCCACCCGCGGGGAGCGGCACTTTCTTTGCGCGCTCCTGCAGAAAGAAGACCCGAATCAGATTTTGGGCAGCCGGACCGCAGGCAAGCTCGACGAACGCTTTCTTTTCGTTCTCCAGACATTGGGCTGGAGTGGCGCTCAGGTTGGCCACGACGACTTCCAGCGCCTTGAGGGGGGCCGGGTAGTTTCCGCGCGTTTTGGCAAGGGTCCTCTTTTGCGCCTGCGTTGTGAGGATTTTGGATAGTGGCGCCCGGTTGGAGAGCTGCGATTTGTAAGATCGCTTCCCGGTCAGCAGCAATTTCATTGCCAAATCGATGATTCGTTCCGCAGGAGCGACGGCATCGACGAGCCCGAGCTTGAGCGCCTGCCTGGCTGGGTATTGGCGGCCTGTCAGGATGGCTTCGATCGCGGTTGGCAGACCCGTCAATTTGGGCAGGCGCATTGTTCCACCCCAGGCCGGCAAGAGCCCTAACGTCGTCTCCGGAAGGCCGAGTTTCGTTGCCGGGTCGAGCGAGGCAACGCGGTAGTCGCAAGCGAGGGCCAGTTCCAGCCCGCCGCCCAGCGCAACGCCATGAATGGCCGCGATGACCGGGTAGGGAAGCTTGGCGATCCGCCCAAATGCCTTCTGTCCCTGCGCGACCGCGGCCGCAATCTGCTCCGGGCTCGAAGCCTGGGTGAAGACATTCAGGTCAGCGCCGGCGACGAAGACCTTCGCCTTGGCGCTCCGTATAATCAGCCCGTTCAACCGTGGTTCTGACTCAAGGAAGTCGAGGTGTTGACTCAACTCATCAAAGGTTTGCCCATCGAAAATATTCGCGGACGACTTTGGCCGGTCAAACGTCAGGATTGCAACACCGGACGCCTGCACTTCCCGGCGGATATTTTGACTTGCCGGGGTAGTCTGTTTTGTTAGTCGCGACTCAACCATAATGCACCTCCCTGGCCGCCGCCGACGCAAAGGGATACCAGCGCGCGGTCAGCCTTTCTGCGATGTAACTCTTTAAGGGCGGTCAATACGAGGCGTGACCCGGTCACGCCCACGGGATGCCCGAGGGCAATCGCGCCGCCGTTGACATTCAGAATCTCGTCTGGAATTTCGCCGAGGGCAGATTCGCGGCCGAGATATTGCCGGCAATAGTCATCGGATTTCGATGCTTTTTGGCAGCCGAGCACCTGCGCGGCGAAGGCCTCGTTGATCTCGATAATGTCGGCGTCTTTGAGGCCCAGGCCCACCCGTTGCTCAGCACGATGAATGGCGTAGACCGGTCCCAGCCCCATGCGCGAGGGATCAAGTCCTGCATAAGCGTAACCGAGCAGCCGGCCAAGCGGCGTTAACCCCGATTCTTTGAGCCCTTTCTCCGTCATCAGTAACAAGGCGGCAGCGCCGTCGGTGATCTGCGACGAGTTACCGGCCGTCACGGTGCCTGTGCCGGGTTCGAAAACGGGTTTCAGCTTCGCCAACGCTTCCAGGCTCTGGCCCTCGCGCGGGCCGTTGTCCTGGTCGATGTGCGGCTTACCGTTCCTGGACTTAGTGAGATAGACGGGAGTAATCTCCTGTCGCAATTTCTCCCGCGCTGCGACGGCTTTATGGTGAGATCTCAGCGCGAATTCGTCCTGTTCCTCGCGGGCAATATGAAAGTCCCGGCTGACATTCTCGGCGGTCTGGCCCATGTTGCATCCGCTCACCGGATCCGATAACCCCAATTGTAAACCGATGCGCGGCTTAAAGTCCGAAGGCCGAAAACTTGAGAGAATGCCGACCTTCTGCGTCACGTTTTTCGCTCGCGCCAAAGCGCCAAACTTTTTTGTCGTCTCATAAGGGTAGAGCATCGGCATTTGAGACATGCTCTCGACGCCCCCGACGACGAACGCATCCCCGCGGCCGGCAATCATCTTTTCCGCGGCCTGGGTCACCGCTTCGAAACCGGATGCACAATTCCGATGGACCGTGATCGCCGGCACCGATTCCGGCATGCCTGCGCGGAGCGCGATGACGCGGGCGACGTTTGCCGCGTCAACCGGTTGTCCGACGCAGCCCATAATGACTTCCTCGATCTTTCCGGGGTCGATGCCCGTGCGCGCCAGGAGAAGGCTGACGGCCGTTTTTCCGAGGTCAACCGCCTCGGTGTCCGCTAAAGCGGTACCTGCCTTGACGAACGGGGTTCTGACCCCCGCGACGATAAAAATTGGTTCCTTCATGTAAGAATGTGTAAGCGTTTATGACTGGTTAGGTTTGAGAGATGGAATTGTTAAAGCATGGTGTCGTCTACCCCGGCATTTTACCGGCGGTTTCTGCAACCGCCCGGACAGGATGACATAAGTAAAAAACTAATAAGTAAGTACATTAGTGCTTGTTAGGAATTAACATTCGTTAAATTAACATTGGTCGCACCCGGTAGGGGCCGCGTGCCTGGTTTTAATCCCGCAGGGGCTGCTGCCATGTAGACAATTATTCGGGTGGAATTCCGGCGCAGGGGGGGTGCTGCTGGACGCTCCGCACGGCGTGACCTCTGTTTTAGGCCCAACGGGCCGGGAGACCTTAGCCCAGGGTTTACCCTGGGTAGAGTCCTCCCTCCCGATCGAGCCCTGAAGGGGCGGCAGAAGGCGTTGCTGGTGGGTTCTGCCGTCCCTTCAGGGCTCATCGTGATTTTACGGTTTCCCAGGGTAAACCCTGGGCTAAGTTCTCGCGCCCCTTCGAAGCTGAGATCCGGTCCGGATTCCACCAAACTAACTGTGTAAATAGTATAAAACTGCCTCGTTAATGCTCAACAAACGCGTTAACGGTTAGCAATCTTTCGCGAGGCGCTCTTCCCGGAGCTCCGAATGGAAGGCATACCGGTCGAGCGCCGCCCGCAGCACGTTCGCTCCACCGTCCGTGCGGATTCGAGCCACCAGGCCCAACTGCGGATCGCGATCCAGTGCGATATCAAGGATCGTTACGCCGGTTGCCTGCGCCTCAGACCGGATGGCGTGTTCGACCTCCCGCTGCTGCAGCGCGGGCTTGAAGATCTTGCCCACGGCCGTGAGGGGAAGTTGAGGCGTGATCCTCACGCGCTTCGGGACGGCCGCGCGTTCGGGAATGCGGGCCGTCGCGAAATCCAGCAATTCCGCCTCGGTGACAAGGGCACCGGGCTTCGTCTGAACATAGACGACGGGGACTTCGCCTGCATAGGCATCGGGACTGCCGACGGCGGCTGCCGCTGCCACCGCAGGATGCTTGTGCAATGCGTCTTCGATCAGCTTGGGATCGATGTTGTGTCCGCCCCTGATGATGAGTTCCTTGCGCCGGCCCGTCAGCCAGAAGTACCCGTCAGAATCCCGGCGGCCGAGGTCCCCCGTGTTGAGCCACTTCTGGCCGTCGATCTCGATCCACAGGTCCTTGTCGTGCCGTGGATCAAGGTATCCGACGAACACGTTGGGTCCCTTGATCACCAACGTTCCGATCTCATCGGTGTCAGCCGCGCGTTGAAAGCGTCCGGCCTCATCAAGGATGACGGCGCGCATGCGCTGATAGGGGAGACGCAGACCGATCGAGCCGGGGCGCCTGTCGCCCAAGGGCGGATTGACCGAAGAGACGCATGCGGCCTCGGTCAGACCGTAACCCTCGGCGATCTTGACGCCGGTCTTCGCTTCGAAGAGGTCGATCAACTTGGCCGGCATCGGCGCTGCGCCGCATAAGGCGGACTCCAAGCTGGAGATATCATGGTTGCCGACCGGCACATCGAGGAGTGCCGAATAAACCGTAGGCACGCCCGAAAACCGCGCGACGCGGTAGTGAGCGACGATTTCCCAAAAGCGCGCAATCACGCCCCTTCCGCGATAGCCTTCCGGTGTCCCGAGCACCACATGATCGCCCTGCATCCAGGGCAACAGCCCGGTGACAAGCTGCGCGTTGGCATGAAACAGCGGCAACCCGCAAAACACGGTTCGCTGGGATTCGCCGGTCCGGAAAAACCGGGCTACGGCCCAGGCATCGAACACTTCATTGCCGTGGGTGCGCATGGCAATCTTAGGCTCGCCCGTGGTACCGCCGGTGCATAGGTAGGAAGACTTTGTCTCTGCCGTAATGGTCCGCAGCGCGATCAGCCGATCACCGGCCTGCGCGCGCATCGCCGCGCGGAAATCCATGACCTCGATACCGGGTACCGAGGCGTGCGGCGCGTGAGGTGACGGCGCCGCCGCGCCCTCCGGCAGATAAGCCGATAGATCGACCGTGGCAACCGACCTCAAGTCTTGCAGACCGCACAGCTGCGGGGCCAGTCTTGCCCAGAGATCGACGCCAGGCGAAGGCGCAAGCGTCACCAGCGCCCGCGCACGCGTTACCCGCAAGAGGTCCCGAATCTGGCCAGGTTCGAACAGCGGATTGATCACGAGTACCACCCCGGCCGCTTCACCGGCCCAAATCGCAAAATGCGTTTCGGGCAGATTCGGCAGGACAAGGGCAACCGGATGATCCGCATCAACCCCTAGTTTATGGAAGAGATTCGCCGCGCGCGTCACCTCTCCCAGCAATTCGGCATACGTCCAGCTGAACGCGCGATCATAGGTATCGGCGGTCAGAAAGAAGGACAGCGCCTTCGCATCCGGCCGGCTTTTCGCGGAGGTCGACAGCGCATCATAGGTCGAAGGCGGCAAGCCGCGATCGGCCAGCGGCTCGGCTTCGAAAGCTTCAGCCTCAGCCGAATTTCGGATAGGCACGCAGCAAGGGGTCGTCATGGATTTACCGCCGCCTCCTCGAGGGGGTGTGGCCCGAGTTCTGCCGGCCCGGTGCGAACCGTGCGGCCCAGAATTGTCCTGAGGACTTCGGCCAATGTCGCCGCCGGGTTGGCCGCCGATCCGGCGCTACGCCATCCGATCACCCGATCTGGCCGCACCAAAACGGCACCCTTTGTGGAAATGCCGCGGAACTGCGCCCAGGCCAGGCGGGGGTCGAACAGGTCGCCGTCGATATGGCCAATCCGCACGGCATCGATGGGCAGATCGTCGGCGACAGCGAGCGCGGCGGCCGCAGCGCACCAGTCCTGCCCGTCTTCGCCGGCAATCAGCAGGAAACGGCCGGGCCGGACGACATCCTTCAGGGCCAAACGATTGCCGGACTCGTCGTCCAGCCAGGCGTGCGGTAATGGGCTGCCCGGACGCGTGCTCGGTTCGTAGAGGCGGATATCGTCGATCGGCTCGGGTTCGGGTGAGCCATCCGGGATGACGGCCGCGGAGCAATAACGGTAGCCGTATTCAACGTTCAGTTCGTCGGTCTCGCCGCTCATACGTCTGATCGCGCGCAAGGCTTCGCGCCGATGCTCCGCATCCTCCGGCTTGCCGCTCCAGATCCTCCTGAATTGCGTCCAGTTGACCTCCGCGGGCGCACCCGGTTTGAGGCCGAACTTCAGCCCCATCTCCATATGCAACATCGAATTCTCCAGCGCACGCTGGACGTTGCGGGCATCAACCGGGCGGCGCTCCGTTTCGTAGGTGTCGAGCAGGGCTTCACCGGCGTGGCCCTTAAGCACGGCGGCAAGCTTCCAGCACAGGTTATACGCATCCTGAATGCCGCTGCAGAGGCCGAGACCGCCGGTTGGCGGGTGGCGGTGCGCCGCGTCTCCCACCAGGAACACCCGGTCCGCACGGAACTTCGCTGCCAGCACCCCTTCCAGCGTCCAGCGCGTTATCTTGTGGATCTTCATCGGCAGTTCAGAGATGCCGAGCGCCAGACGCATGTTCCTTTCGATGTGCTCGTCGGTAAGACCTTTCGGCCCTATGCCCTGGTAGGTGACGTGAAAAACCCACTCCTCGCTGTCCGGGCCCCAATGGTCGGGCCCCATCGGCACGAGCACCGCCATTTCGCCGATCGCGGGACACCAGATCCAACGGACCAACACGTCCGGATCTCGCGCGAGCTTGGACAAGTCGGCCGTGACGTGCGCCGATATCATCTGGGCGACCACCCCCAGGCCCTCGTAGCCGATACCCGCCATCCGCGGAATGGTGCGGCCCCCATCGCAGCCAAGCAGGTAGCGCGCCCGCACGGTGTACTCGGAGCCCGTATCATGGTTCTTGATCCGCGCACTGACGCCGTCGCCATCCTGCTCCAGCCCGATGACTTCATGGTGAAACCGGATTTTGCCCGGATTGAGCTTCTCGGCGCGCGCCTTCATGATCGGTTCCAGACGAATTTGCGGCAGGTTGGCGCTGCGGCAGGCGCTGGCCTGCATCCAGTTGAGGTTCGTGTATCCGCAGCCCCAGGTCTCGATTTTGCCGATCAGCCGGCCGAAGTCCGGGTCCGGGCCGGTAAAGCCGGCATACCAGGCCATCGCGCGCATGTTCTCGGCGGGCGTGCTCCGGGCATAGACCGGCTCGGCGACGCCGGCATCGCTGAGAATTTCCATCGTGCGCTGATTCAGCTGGTGCGCCTTGGGCAGGACCGACGTGGTCGGCAGCGCCGACACGAGAAGGTGCTCGACGCCAAACGTCGACAGTAACATCGACGCGGTCAGCCCGGCGCCTCCGCCGCCCACGATCAAAACAGGCGTTTCATCGGCCATAAATTTGCCCCCTCACTTTGGTTCTGAACACTGGCCCGCCGGGGAGATGGCAGGCCAGGGCTCCGTGTTGTTGCTTATTCATGATGTTGGAAGGTTTCGGGTGGTGTAGCGCGCGAACCGTTCAACCGGTGGCAAGGTTGAAGCCGAACTCGGTTCCCCAGGCGTTCAACTCGTTGAACATCCAACTCCTCGGCTTCATCGGAACATGTTCATGCCAGGGCCGGGGCTCGCACATGCCGAGCTCGGGAATGAACGCGTCCATCTCGGTGTAGAGCTCCACGATGACCTTGTCGGGGTCATGGTGGTAGGCGGCCACGTTGTGGCCCGCCGTGTGGCGCGAGGGACCCCAGAGCAGATTGACGCCGGCTGCGCGCAAGGCGTCGGCGGCCAGGGCATGACAGGAGCTCTCCCTGAGCTCGAAGGCGATATGGTGGGCGCGCGATTCCGGCGCCTTAACGATGTTGACGACGTGGTGTTCCCGATTGCAGGTGAGGAAGTTAGCAATCCCGGCGATGTCGTCGGTGAGCCAGAAGCCGAGAAAGTCCTGAAAGAACGTCACCAGCTTGTCGCCTTCCCGGGAGAGGACCGCCACGTGCCCCAGGCGCAGCGGCGACACGCCGGTTTGCTTGAAGCCCGGCGCGGAAGCTTCGATCGCATTGTAGAACTGGACCGCAAGGCCGCCCGGGGCTTCCACCTCGACCAGTTCGGCAACGCCGGGCTGACTATCGGTCTTGATCGTAGCTGCAAGGCCAAGTTCGCGCGCGTCGCGGGCGAGGTCGTTGACCGAGATGTCTGGCTTCAGGTGAAAGCCCACGTGGAGCAGCGCCTTCTGGTCGGTAGGGCGCAGAACCAGATCGTGATGGCTGTAACCGATCGATAAATAGACCGATCCGTCGTCTCCCTGTGCGACCTCGGTCAGCCCGATCGCTTTGAGGTAGTGTTCCTTGGTCCGTTCTATATCCGGTGTGCCCAGCGCGACGTATCCGAGCTGGAATGTTTTTGGATTGAATTTTTTTGGTTGCATAAACTTTTCCTGCTTGACGCTCTCGTCCCGCTCGTCAGACGACCCGCTGCCGCTGTACGCCGAGAACCCCGCCGTCGAGTTCGACGACGTCGCCGTGTTTAAGAAACTCCGGCGGCTTCATCCCTGCCCCCACGCCCTCAGGCGTGCCGGTGGCAATGACGTCGCCGGGTAACAGGGTCATGAACTGGCTTAGATGCGAGACGATCTCGGCCACGCTGAAAATCATGTCGCTCGTATTGCCCTTTTGCCGGACGGCGCCGTTGACGGCGAGCGTGAGCGGCAGCTGCTGAGGATCGGCGATCTCGTCTGCCGTCACCAGCCAGGGGCCCAGCGGGCCGAAGGTGTCGAAGCTCTTGCCTTTTACCCACTGGCCGCTGCGGTTGACTTGCCAGTCGCGCTCCGACACGTCGTTGGCGAGACAGTAGCCGGCGACGTGCGAAAGCGCGTTTTCAACCCTGACGCGCTGGGCTTTGACGCCGATGACCACGGCAAGCTCCGCCTCCCAGTCCAGCGTGTCGGAGCCCTCAGGCTGCACGACATCGTCATTGGGACCCTGGATGCAGGTGATCGCCTTGTTGAGTACGACCGGGTGCTTCGGGATGGGCATGCCGGACTCGGCGGCGTGTCTGCGGTAGTTGACGCCGATTGCGATGAACTGGCGTGTGCCGTGGATCGGCGCGCCAATGCGAGTCGTTTCGGAAACGACAGGCATCTTATTGAGATCGACCGCCCCGATGGCGCGCAGCTTTTCCGGCGCGAGCCAGTCCGGGGTGATGTCGGGGACCAGGAGGGACAGGTCGCGCTTGACGCCCTTGGCATCGAGGGCGCCCGCCCTCTCGAAACCTGGGGGACCATGCCGGAAAAGTTTCATTGGTGTCCCCCCTGTTGGGAAACGCTTTGTTTCTTATTTATTTTCATAAAATAGATTTAAAGCACGTAAAAATATTTGTCAAAAGAAAATATATTTTCGTGTGAAAAAAAGATTTTTGTGGACGATGATCAACGGCGGTCGTATCCGGTGTGATCG
The DNA window shown above is from Verrucomicrobiota bacterium and carries:
- a CDS encoding fumarylacetoacetate hydrolase family protein — protein: MKLFRHGPPGFERAGALDAKGVKRDLSLLVPDITPDWLAPEKLRAIGAVDLNKMPVVSETTRIGAPIHGTRQFIAIGVNYRRHAAESGMPIPKHPVVLNKAITCIQGPNDDVVQPEGSDTLDWEAELAVVIGVKAQRVRVENALSHVAGYCLANDVSERDWQVNRSGQWVKGKSFDTFGPLGPWLVTADEIADPQQLPLTLAVNGAVRQKGNTSDMIFSVAEIVSHLSQFMTLLPGDVIATGTPEGVGAGMKPPEFLKHGDVVELDGGVLGVQRQRVV
- a CDS encoding VOC family protein; this translates as MQPKKFNPKTFQLGYVALGTPDIERTKEHYLKAIGLTEVAQGDDGSVYLSIGYSHHDLVLRPTDQKALLHVGFHLKPDISVNDLARDARELGLAATIKTDSQPGVAELVEVEAPGGLAVQFYNAIEASAPGFKQTGVSPLRLGHVAVLSREGDKLVTFFQDFLGFWLTDDIAGIANFLTCNREHHVVNIVKAPESRAHHIAFELRESSCHALAADALRAAGVNLLWGPSRHTAGHNVAAYHHDPDKVIVELYTEMDAFIPELGMCEPRPWHEHVPMKPRSWMFNELNAWGTEFGFNLATG
- a CDS encoding FAD-dependent monooxygenase; translation: MADETPVLIVGGGGAGLTASMLLSTFGVEHLLVSALPTTSVLPKAHQLNQRTMEILSDAGVAEPVYARSTPAENMRAMAWYAGFTGPDPDFGRLIGKIETWGCGYTNLNWMQASACRSANLPQIRLEPIMKARAEKLNPGKIRFHHEVIGLEQDGDGVSARIKNHDTGSEYTVRARYLLGCDGGRTIPRMAGIGYEGLGVVAQMISAHVTADLSKLARDPDVLVRWIWCPAIGEMAVLVPMGPDHWGPDSEEWVFHVTYQGIGPKGLTDEHIERNMRLALGISELPMKIHKITRWTLEGVLAAKFRADRVFLVGDAAHRHPPTGGLGLCSGIQDAYNLCWKLAAVLKGHAGEALLDTYETERRPVDARNVQRALENSMLHMEMGLKFGLKPGAPAEVNWTQFRRIWSGKPEDAEHRREALRAIRRMSGETDELNVEYGYRYCSAAVIPDGSPEPEPIDDIRLYEPSTRPGSPLPHAWLDDESGNRLALKDVVRPGRFLLIAGEDGQDWCAAAAALAVADDLPIDAVRIGHIDGDLFDPRLAWAQFRGISTKGAVLVRPDRVIGWRSAGSAANPAATLAEVLRTILGRTVRTGPAELGPHPLEEAAVNP